The following proteins come from a genomic window of Nitrososphaerota archaeon:
- the dph5 gene encoding diphthine synthase: MTLFFIGLGINGNKYLTLKGLEALKKSNKIFLDIYTSKIDEEDIKELSKLISKEIIIANREILENEALKIIEEAKDKNIAILIPGDPFIATTHISIKEIALEKKIKIETIHGVSIISAAISLSGLSTYRFGRIVTIPKTNNIEHLRQPYQEILENSLRGLHTLSLLDTKNGGLSINDALKNLMEFEEIYGENFLKRDMLVMAFEKIGYENSRIIVKTIEEHINEKYEKFPQCMIFLGELQYNEKEILKKTFNLSNEYIDKHKYEDIRKKRSRIYIQKLENVFKQIESRKDKISNENVLKIIEYAYNYYEDAKYFYDKGDYQTSLISSSYSEGLLDSLRMLDLIEFEWESFL; encoded by the coding sequence ATGACACTATTTTTTATAGGATTGGGGATTAATGGCAATAAATATTTAACTTTGAAAGGATTAGAAGCTTTAAAAAAATCAAATAAAATTTTCCTTGATATTTATACTAGTAAAATAGATGAAGAAGATATTAAAGAATTATCTAAATTAATTTCTAAAGAAATTATTATAGCTAATAGAGAAATACTTGAAAATGAAGCATTGAAAATAATTGAAGAAGCTAAAGATAAAAATATTGCTATACTTATTCCAGGAGATCCATTTATTGCTACGACTCATATTTCTATAAAAGAAATAGCTTTAGAAAAGAAAATTAAAATTGAAACAATTCATGGAGTGTCAATAATTTCAGCTGCAATTAGTTTATCTGGATTAAGCACTTATAGGTTTGGAAGAATAGTAACGATACCAAAAACAAATAATATAGAACATCTAAGGCAACCTTATCAAGAAATCCTTGAAAATTCTTTAAGAGGATTGCATACACTTTCTCTTTTAGATACTAAAAATGGTGGGTTATCAATAAATGATGCATTAAAAAATCTTATGGAATTCGAAGAAATATATGGAGAAAATTTTTTAAAAAGAGATATGCTAGTAATGGCATTTGAAAAGATAGGTTATGAAAATTCTAGAATTATTGTAAAAACAATTGAAGAGCATATTAATGAAAAATATGAAAAATTTCCTCAATGTATGATTTTCTTAGGAGAGCTACAATATAATGAAAAAGAAATTTTGAAAAAAACATTCAATTTAAGTAATGAATATATTGATAAGCATAAATATGAAGATATTAGGAAAAAGAGATCAAGAATATATATTCAAAAACTTGAGAATGTTTTTAAGCAAATAGAATCTAGAAAAGATAAAATTTCTAATGAGAATGTTTTAAAAATAATAGAATATGCATATAATTATTATGAAGATGCGAAATATTTTTATGATAAAGGAGATTATCAAACTTCATTAATATCGTCATCTTATAGTGAAGGATTATTAGATTCTTTAAGAATGTTAGATTTAATAGAATTTGAATGGGAAAGTTTTTTATGA
- a CDS encoding sugar phosphate nucleotidyltransferase, which yields MKGLNKAVVFAAGAGTRLHPLTVTRPKHLLPLCGKPVLWHVISSLKEIGIGNIGVTIHHNKEQIIKYLEENNPGVKISFIEQEPLGTGHALYSCSEFLKNEKYYITIYGDVVIKSSILKDFINFFNKGNVDGAMMVAETHDPKRYGLVKVKNNLLEEIIEKPSEEEIKNIEKYYINTGVYILSDDALKFFEKIHISKRGEYELTDILSLLAKNGKEIGIFVCEPGWWFDIGLPWDLLEANRKYMDLIEGERVKEFNGVTIDGKVIISKGVSIKPGTYIEGPSIIMDNVSIGANSTIGPYTYIGEKSAIGNSSIIEKTLVLENSIIGDHVSLRNSIIGEGAIIGDNVSVSDVNYAQDITIKVSLAGNVYDIGKKKFGAVIGSYAIVPSLTALKAGQIIMPYTIY from the coding sequence ATGAAAGGGTTAAATAAAGCAGTAGTTTTTGCAGCGGGAGCTGGAACTAGGCTTCATCCTTTAACAGTTACTAGACCTAAGCATTTATTACCATTATGTGGAAAACCAGTTTTATGGCATGTAATATCTTCTTTAAAGGAAATAGGTATTGGAAATATAGGTGTAACCATTCACCATAATAAAGAACAAATAATAAAATACTTAGAAGAAAATAATCCAGGAGTAAAAATATCATTCATTGAACAAGAGCCTTTAGGTACTGGACATGCATTATATTCTTGTTCAGAATTTCTAAAAAATGAAAAATATTATATTACAATTTATGGAGATGTTGTAATCAAATCTAGTATATTAAAAGATTTCATAAATTTCTTTAATAAAGGAAATGTGGATGGAGCAATGATGGTTGCTGAAACTCATGATCCAAAAAGATACGGGCTTGTAAAAGTAAAAAATAATCTTCTAGAAGAAATTATAGAGAAACCATCTGAAGAAGAAATTAAAAATATTGAAAAATATTATATAAATACAGGAGTTTATATATTATCGGACGATGCTTTAAAATTTTTTGAGAAAATTCATATTTCAAAAAGAGGGGAATATGAACTTACAGATATACTAAGCTTATTAGCTAAAAATGGGAAAGAGATAGGGATTTTTGTATGCGAACCAGGATGGTGGTTTGATATTGGCCTTCCTTGGGATTTGTTAGAAGCAAATAGGAAATACATGGATTTAATAGAAGGAGAAAGGGTAAAAGAATTTAATGGAGTAACAATTGATGGTAAAGTTATTATAAGTAAAGGTGTATCGATTAAACCTGGAACATATATAGAAGGGCCATCGATAATAATGGACAATGTATCTATAGGAGCTAATTCAACAATAGGTCCTTATACTTATATTGGAGAAAAGAGCGCTATTGGTAATTCAAGTATAATAGAAAAAACATTAGTTTTAGAAAATTCAATAATAGGAGACCATGTTTCTTTAAGAAATTCAATAATAGGAGAGGGAGCAATAATTGGTGATAATGTAAGTGTTTCAGATGTAAATTATGCACAAGATATTACAATAAAAGTCTCTCTAGCTGGCAATGTTTACGATATTGGGAAAAAGAAATTCGGAGCTGTTATAGGCTCGTATGCTATTGTGCCATCTTTAACAGCTCTTAAAGCCGGGCAAATAATAATGCCATACACTATATATTAA
- a CDS encoding DUF99 family protein yields MEFRMLHIDKPGLRALGIAESFNIEKSKKSILVGIVMRGDFIIDGLTISNCNVGGMDSTEKIIEMFKALNRNDINLIMLNGCVISWFNIIDLNKIYNDLKLPLICITYEESPGLEKYIIQYFPKDYKERIEVYKRNGERIEVLLKTGYKVFIRFFGISLNDSIKILNKFTLHGRIPEPLRVSKLFAKSLIQFSLFNFSISKSKENYNK; encoded by the coding sequence ATGGAATTTCGTATGCTTCATATAGATAAACCTGGATTGCGTGCTTTAGGAATAGCTGAAAGTTTCAATATAGAAAAAAGCAAAAAATCTATTTTAGTAGGAATAGTTATGAGGGGAGATTTTATCATAGATGGATTAACGATATCTAATTGTAATGTTGGAGGAATGGATTCAACTGAAAAAATTATTGAAATGTTTAAAGCATTGAATAGAAATGATATAAATTTAATTATGCTTAATGGATGTGTTATTAGTTGGTTTAATATAATAGATTTAAATAAAATTTATAATGATTTAAAATTGCCGCTTATATGTATTACTTATGAAGAATCTCCTGGTTTAGAGAAATACATAATTCAATATTTTCCAAAAGATTATAAAGAAAGGATTGAAGTTTATAAAAGAAATGGTGAAAGAATTGAAGTATTATTAAAAACTGGATACAAAGTTTTTATAAGATTTTTCGGTATTTCTTTAAATGATTCTATTAAAATTCTTAATAAATTTACTTTACATGGTAGAATACCTGAACCATTAAGAGTTTCAAAACTTTTTGCTAAATCTCTTATCCAATTTTCTCTCTTCAATTTCTCTATTTCTAAAAGCAAAGAAAATTATAATAAATGA